In a genomic window of Glaciimonas sp. PCH181:
- a CDS encoding DUF932 domain-containing protein, producing the protein MQLSSRFASRSPVLRSDHPLSDDQIRAVAPSIFAEDKHESRSDRYRYIPTGAVLSELRKEGFQPFMVCQARVRDEGKREHTKHMVRLRHADQINGAEANEIILLNSHDGTSSYQMLAGMFRFVCKNGLVCGDTVADLRIPYKGDVVGQVIEGAYDVLDGFGLVRERRDEMRAITLDRGEAEVFAHAALSLKYDDPATPAPITELQLQLQLQLQLLMPRRRDDDRPDLWSAFNRVQENLTQGGLTGRNANGQRQRTRPIQGIDQNVKVNRALWLLAEGVKQLKA; encoded by the coding sequence ATGCAACTCAGTTCCCGTTTCGCTTCCCGCTCCCCCGTGCTGCGCTCCGATCATCCGCTGTCGGATGATCAAATCCGCGCCGTGGCCCCATCCATCTTTGCCGAGGACAAGCACGAAAGCCGCTCTGATCGTTACCGCTACATTCCCACCGGTGCGGTGCTGTCCGAACTGCGCAAGGAAGGATTCCAGCCCTTCATGGTGTGCCAGGCCCGTGTGCGCGATGAAGGCAAGCGCGAGCATACCAAGCACATGGTGCGGCTGCGCCACGCCGACCAGATCAACGGCGCGGAAGCTAACGAAATCATCCTGCTGAATTCGCACGATGGCACGAGTAGCTATCAAATGTTGGCCGGCATGTTCCGTTTCGTCTGTAAAAACGGCTTGGTGTGCGGCGATACTGTGGCCGATTTGCGCATCCCATACAAAGGCGATGTGGTCGGGCAAGTGATCGAAGGCGCGTATGACGTGCTGGATGGTTTCGGTCTGGTGCGCGAGCGCCGCGACGAGATGCGCGCCATCACACTGGACCGGGGCGAGGCTGAAGTGTTTGCCCATGCCGCGCTGTCCCTCAAATACGACGACCCGGCAACACCCGCGCCCATCACCGAATTGCAATTGCAATTGCAATTGCAATTGCAATTGCTGATGCCGCGCCGCCGCGACGACGACCGGCCCGACCTGTGGAGCGCCTTTAACCGCGTGCAGGAGAACTTGACGCAAGGCGGTTTGACGGGGCGCAACGCCAACGGGCAGCGCCAACGCACCCGACCCATTCAGGGCATTGACCAGAACGTCAAGGTCAATCGCGCCCTGTGGCTGCTGGCCGAAGGCGTGAAGCAGCTCAAGGCCTGA